The Gasterosteus aculeatus chromosome 17, fGasAcu3.hap1.1, whole genome shotgun sequence genome includes a window with the following:
- the cd8b gene encoding uncharacterized protein cd8b isoform X2: protein MSALPLAWTLLTVSLTSGWSQILQQDTVKIQYPVLHSTEVIECDCGNVLCDNVYWFRSIHNHEKLEFLGRFNNAGRGSPVDEAHFKLSRKSNTCFALFIINVTEEDTGIYSCVLKDRKNTETWKSGILLRPGVTAPTLPPHTKPKPPVEPVCGCPTKDPSQGDCGSLVLWPLVGLVAALALALIGTLYYFSRLPKKCRHHFVKKR from the exons GTTGGAGCCAGATCCTTCAGCAGGACACGGTGAAGATTCAGTATCCCGTGCTCCACAGTACGGAGGTCATTGAATGTGACTGCGGTAACGTCCTATGTGACAATGTGTACTGGTTCCGCAGCATCCACAACCACGAAAAACTAGAGTTCCTCGGCAGATTCAACAACGCTGGCCGTGGATCTCCAGTGGACGAGGCCCACTTCAAATTAAGCAGGAAGAGCAATACGTGCTTTGCGCTATTCATCATCAACGTGACAGAGGAGGACACAGGGatttattcttgtgttctgaaggacaggaaaaacacagaaacatggaAGTCCGGGATTCTTCTTCGGCCGGGAG TGACCGCTCCAACGCTACCTCCTCACACGAAACCCAAACCCCCAGTGGAGCCAGTGTGCGGCTGCCCTACGAAGGATCCTTCACAGG GCGACTGCGGCTCCCTGGTGCTGTGGCCCTTGGTTGGACTGGTTGCGGCGTTGGCTCTGGCCCTCATCGGCACCCTGTACTACTTCAGCC GGCTACCCAAAAAATGTCGGCACCACTTTGTGAA GAAGAGGTAG
- the cd8b gene encoding uncharacterized protein cd8b isoform X1, with translation MSALPLAWTLLTVSLTSGWSQILQQDTVKIQYPVLHSTEVIECDCGNVLCDNVYWFRSIHNHEKLEFLGRFNNAGRGSPVDEAHFKLSRKSNTCFALFIINVTEEDTGIYSCVLKDRKNTETWKSGILLRPGVTAPTLPPHTKPKPPVEPVCGCPTKDPSQGDCGSLVLWPLVGLVAALALALIGTLYYFSRLPKKCRHHFVKKR, from the exons ATGTCCGCGCTGCCTTTAGCGTGGACGCTGCTGACTGTGTCGCTGACATCAG GTTGGAGCCAGATCCTTCAGCAGGACACGGTGAAGATTCAGTATCCCGTGCTCCACAGTACGGAGGTCATTGAATGTGACTGCGGTAACGTCCTATGTGACAATGTGTACTGGTTCCGCAGCATCCACAACCACGAAAAACTAGAGTTCCTCGGCAGATTCAACAACGCTGGCCGTGGATCTCCAGTGGACGAGGCCCACTTCAAATTAAGCAGGAAGAGCAATACGTGCTTTGCGCTATTCATCATCAACGTGACAGAGGAGGACACAGGGatttattcttgtgttctgaaggacaggaaaaacacagaaacatggaAGTCCGGGATTCTTCTTCGGCCGGGAG TGACCGCTCCAACGCTACCTCCTCACACGAAACCCAAACCCCCAGTGGAGCCAGTGTGCGGCTGCCCTACGAAGGATCCTTCACAGG GCGACTGCGGCTCCCTGGTGCTGTGGCCCTTGGTTGGACTGGTTGCGGCGTTGGCTCTGGCCCTCATCGGCACCCTGTACTACTTCAGCC GGCTACCCAAAAAATGTCGGCACCACTTTGTGAA GAAGAGGTAG